A section of the Acidobacteriota bacterium genome encodes:
- a CDS encoding acyl-CoA desaturase, whose translation MSIFSRDKTFSQPVNLTISLSLAIFHVCAIVALFMFSWKALAFGLLMWWVAESLGIGMGYHRLLTHRGYKTPKWVEYCLTICGTLALQGGPIGWVATHRLHHQNSDKDGDPHSPRDGGFWAHMGWIITGESLHNKSIELLPYVPELRKDKFMIWISEWHWVPLTVIAVLTLALGGWKFVMWGIFLRTVVGLHATYLVNSATHIWGSRRFRTTDASTNNFWVAMLSFGEGWHNNHHAHPQSARHGLAWYEFDLNWYGIAALRTVGLAWDVKVPSASRLSS comes from the coding sequence ATGAGCATTTTCAGCCGCGACAAGACCTTTAGCCAGCCGGTCAATCTGACCATTTCATTGTCATTGGCAATCTTTCACGTTTGCGCCATCGTTGCCTTATTCATGTTCAGCTGGAAAGCCTTGGCATTCGGCCTGTTGATGTGGTGGGTTGCCGAGAGCCTCGGGATCGGCATGGGATACCATCGCCTGCTCACGCACCGCGGGTACAAGACGCCGAAGTGGGTGGAATATTGCCTCACCATCTGCGGTACGCTGGCTCTGCAAGGCGGGCCGATTGGCTGGGTGGCGACGCATCGCCTCCATCACCAGAATTCCGATAAAGACGGCGATCCACACTCGCCACGCGATGGCGGCTTCTGGGCTCACATGGGATGGATCATCACCGGCGAGTCGCTGCACAACAAGTCCATCGAACTTCTGCCCTACGTCCCGGAACTTCGCAAAGACAAGTTCATGATCTGGATCAGCGAATGGCACTGGGTACCGCTGACCGTGATTGCAGTCCTCACGCTTGCGCTGGGTGGATGGAAATTCGTGATGTGGGGAATCTTTTTGCGCACCGTGGTCGGCCTTCACGCCACCTATCTGGTCAACTCGGCCACTCATATATGGGGATCGCGCCGCTTTCGCACCACCGATGCTTCAACCAACAATTTCTGGGTCGCGATGCTGAGTTTCGGCGAAGGCTGGCACAACAACCATCATGCGCATCCGCAATCGGCGCGCCATGGACTGGCTTGGTACGAGTTCGACTTGAACTGGTACGGGATCGCCGCTCTGCGCACCGTGGGCCTGGCATGGGACGTGAAAGTGCCCTCTGCAAGCCGTCTTTCAAGTTGA
- a CDS encoding APC family permease, with amino-acid sequence MSDPGPESIAIAGSGVSVAEAADPNRPKRVMGFRDLLLFYVVTGISLRWIATAAAAGPSSIVIWIGAWLAFYTPLALSVIEMSSRYPNEGGLYVWTKRAFGDFSGFMAAWTYWTSNLPYFPAVLYFAASNVIFIREAEWGYLSGNATFYITFALLTLIAATLLNIVGLDVGKWLHNIGALAMWIPVMIVIGMGLLAYHRYGSATTFSLHTMTPSIHMNDIIFWSVLTFAFGGCEAASFMGEEIKNARRTIPLTLFVAGLTVSFCYIIGTVCVLLALPSTEINSLQGLVQAIGKTAERVGMPGVLPLAAFLIALSNIGASGAYLAACARLPFVAGIDRFLPPAFGALHPRWGTPWVAILTQTFIGSVFIFLGQAGTTVKGAYDVLVSMGVITYFIPYLYVFASMFKLQREEAGPDVIRVPGGKPVAYALSIVGFTTTAFTIAVSVIPQPDEPHKLLAVTKIVGGCGALVLIGVWIYWAGRKRAAKLQ; translated from the coding sequence GTGAGTGACCCAGGGCCAGAGTCCATCGCTATCGCCGGATCCGGCGTTTCTGTCGCCGAGGCCGCCGATCCTAACCGCCCCAAGCGGGTCATGGGATTCCGCGACCTGCTTCTTTTCTATGTTGTCACAGGCATCAGCCTGCGCTGGATCGCAACCGCGGCAGCGGCGGGCCCAAGTTCGATCGTCATATGGATCGGGGCGTGGCTCGCTTTTTATACTCCGCTCGCGCTGTCGGTCATCGAGATGTCGTCGCGGTATCCGAATGAAGGCGGCCTGTACGTTTGGACCAAGCGGGCGTTCGGCGACTTCTCCGGGTTCATGGCGGCGTGGACTTACTGGACTTCGAATCTTCCCTACTTCCCTGCCGTGCTGTATTTCGCCGCCAGCAACGTCATCTTCATTCGCGAGGCGGAGTGGGGATATCTTTCCGGCAACGCGACTTTCTACATCACGTTCGCACTGCTGACCCTGATCGCGGCAACGCTGCTGAACATCGTCGGACTCGATGTCGGGAAATGGCTGCACAACATCGGCGCGCTGGCCATGTGGATTCCCGTGATGATCGTGATCGGCATGGGCCTGCTCGCGTATCACCGTTACGGATCGGCAACTACTTTCTCGCTGCACACTATGACGCCGAGCATCCACATGAATGACATTATTTTCTGGTCGGTGCTGACCTTCGCGTTCGGCGGTTGTGAGGCGGCCTCGTTCATGGGAGAGGAAATCAAGAACGCCCGCCGCACGATTCCTCTCACGCTCTTCGTGGCCGGACTAACGGTGAGTTTCTGTTACATCATCGGCACAGTGTGCGTGCTGCTGGCGCTGCCCTCGACGGAGATCAACAGCCTGCAAGGCCTGGTGCAGGCGATCGGCAAGACGGCGGAACGCGTCGGCATGCCCGGAGTTCTACCGCTAGCGGCTTTTTTGATCGCGCTCAGCAACATCGGCGCTTCGGGTGCGTACCTGGCCGCATGTGCGCGCCTGCCTTTCGTGGCCGGCATCGACCGCTTTCTGCCGCCCGCGTTCGGTGCACTCCATCCGCGGTGGGGGACTCCGTGGGTCGCTATTCTGACGCAGACCTTCATCGGGAGTGTTTTTATCTTTCTCGGACAGGCAGGCACCACCGTCAAGGGAGCCTACGACGTGCTGGTCAGCATGGGCGTGATCACCTATTTCATTCCCTACCTTTACGTTTTTGCGTCCATGTTCAAACTGCAACGGGAGGAAGCGGGACCGGACGTGATTCGCGTCCCCGGTGGCAAGCCCGTCGCCTATGCGCTCTCGATCGTGGGATTCACGACCACGGCGTTCACTATTGCAGTTTCCGTGATTCCACAGCCGGATGAGCCGCACAAATTGCTGGCTGTCACCAAAATCGTGGGCGGTTGCGGTGCGCTGGTGCTGATCGGAGTGTGGATTTATTGGGCCGGAAGAAAACGAGCCGCAAAACTTCAGTAA
- a CDS encoding prolyl oligopeptidase family serine peptidase, which produces MKTLTHRTLSFSSIVLLTVLLTFALGATAAAQSHLTGTLPDGATYVIDVPANWNGTLLLYSHGYVFPGGANPAQDVGDGITATYVFGAGYALAGSSYASTDWAVKEAIPDQIAVLDAFKTRVGTPTTTIAWGHSMGGMISAALVQQFPTRFNGALPMCGIVAGAVGQWNQWLDGAFVFNTLLAGGTLQLVHITNPNNFANAETILGAAQGTPQGRARLALAAAFTDTPGWADPSLPEPAPTDYTTRQVNQFLWLANGEFPLMFAFRAELEARAGGNPSWNTGVNYATLLKKSNSLAEVQALYAAAGLSLDADLATLKGAKRISADAAAKTYLTQNVTYNGQITVPVLTLHTTADGGVNVENEKAYSTTVHTAGNTLLLKETFVHRAGHCEFTPAETIAALQKLATRVTTGKWKAITPASMNSAATALGPGYNVLFLNNQLVPVAPEFEKFTPLNFLRPFDAFSN; this is translated from the coding sequence ATGAAGACCCTTACCCACCGCACGCTCTCCTTCTCGTCGATCGTTCTCCTCACCGTTCTCCTGACTTTTGCATTGGGCGCCACCGCCGCTGCGCAGTCCCACCTTACCGGGACATTGCCAGACGGTGCGACCTATGTCATCGATGTGCCGGCTAACTGGAACGGAACGCTTCTGCTCTATAGCCACGGCTATGTTTTCCCGGGCGGCGCCAATCCGGCTCAGGACGTGGGCGATGGGATCACGGCAACCTATGTTTTCGGCGCCGGATACGCGCTGGCAGGTTCTTCTTATGCTTCGACTGATTGGGCTGTAAAAGAGGCGATCCCGGATCAGATCGCGGTGCTCGACGCTTTCAAGACCCGCGTCGGCACGCCCACCACAACCATTGCATGGGGACACTCGATGGGGGGCATGATTTCAGCGGCGCTGGTTCAGCAGTTCCCCACCCGGTTTAATGGCGCGCTGCCCATGTGCGGGATCGTCGCCGGCGCCGTAGGACAATGGAACCAGTGGCTCGACGGTGCGTTCGTTTTCAACACGCTGCTGGCGGGCGGCACACTCCAACTCGTTCACATCACCAACCCTAACAATTTTGCAAATGCCGAAACAATCCTCGGCGCCGCTCAGGGAACTCCGCAGGGGCGGGCGCGTCTTGCACTCGCGGCGGCCTTTACCGACACACCAGGCTGGGCCGATCCGTCTTTGCCGGAGCCTGCACCGACCGACTATACGACTCGGCAGGTAAACCAGTTCTTGTGGCTGGCCAATGGCGAGTTCCCGTTGATGTTCGCGTTCCGCGCGGAACTGGAAGCGCGCGCCGGAGGGAATCCATCCTGGAACACGGGCGTGAATTACGCCACGCTCCTGAAAAAATCGAATTCACTGGCCGAAGTGCAGGCGCTGTATGCCGCTGCGGGCCTCAGTCTGGATGCCGATCTGGCCACGCTGAAGGGTGCAAAGAGAATTTCCGCGGATGCCGCGGCGAAGACCTATCTGACCCAGAACGTTACTTACAACGGCCAGATCACCGTCCCCGTGCTGACCTTGCACACCACCGCCGACGGCGGTGTAAATGTCGAAAACGAAAAAGCCTACAGCACGACTGTACACACGGCAGGCAACACTCTGCTCTTGAAAGAAACGTTCGTGCATCGCGCGGGGCATTGCGAGTTCACGCCCGCGGAAACCATCGCAGCATTGCAGAAACTTGCAACCCGCGTGACGACTGGAAAATGGAAGGCGATCACACCGGCAAGCATGAATAGCGCAGCGACTGCGCTCGGTCCGGGATACAACGTCCTCTTTCTCAATAACCAGCTCGTACCGGTGGCCCCGGAGTTTGAGAAATTCACTCCGCTGAATTTCCTGCGCCCGTTTGACGCGTTCAGCAACTGA
- a CDS encoding NAD(P)/FAD-dependent oxidoreductase encodes MPAAASSNKYDVIVIGGGHNGLTTAAYLAKAGRKVLVLERRHVLGGAACTEEVFPGFKFSVCSYVVSLLRPEIIRDLDLPRHGLEILPLDGTFTPMPSGDYLWRVNDHGKTHREIARHSRVDAEAYDEFGKAMQAMCRFVKPILSMVPPDPATLNPKELMKMLFLGRRFQDMTSGDKYNQVQLMTMSAIDFLDQWFETDVLKATMSASGIIGTFLGVRSPGTAYVLLHHYMGEIDGAFRAWGFARGGTGAISNAIAAAAVEAGVEIRTQTPISKIIVKNNRAVGVALDNGDEIYADVISSSVDPRLTFVKMIDAGVLPAEFMEGVNRYKFRGSSGKVNLALDGLPNFKCLPGVGAHLRGAMSISPSVEYMEKAYDEAKYGHWSSHPYIDMVIPTLTDPSVAPPGKHVMSCFVQYAPYKLAPGLDWDTEKEKFGDAVINAIAEYAPNIKDIILHRQVVTPLDLEREWGLSEGNIFQGELSLEQLFFLRPVAGWAAFRTPIKNLYLCGSATHPGGGIMGAPGRLAALEILKDGKAA; translated from the coding sequence ATGCCTGCAGCCGCAAGCAGTAACAAATACGACGTGATTGTGATTGGCGGAGGCCATAACGGCCTGACCACGGCCGCCTACCTGGCCAAAGCGGGACGAAAAGTTCTGGTGCTGGAGCGCCGGCACGTTCTCGGCGGCGCTGCGTGCACGGAAGAAGTTTTTCCCGGATTCAAGTTTTCGGTTTGCTCTTACGTCGTGTCGCTGCTGCGGCCGGAGATCATCCGCGATCTCGATCTGCCGCGGCATGGCCTGGAAATTCTTCCGCTCGATGGGACGTTCACACCCATGCCGAGCGGCGATTATCTGTGGCGCGTCAACGATCATGGCAAGACGCACCGCGAAATCGCGCGCCACTCGCGGGTTGACGCTGAGGCTTACGACGAATTCGGCAAGGCGATGCAGGCAATGTGCCGCTTCGTGAAGCCAATCCTGAGCATGGTCCCGCCGGACCCCGCGACGCTGAATCCGAAAGAACTGATGAAGATGTTGTTCCTGGGACGCCGTTTTCAGGACATGACGAGCGGCGACAAATACAACCAGGTCCAGCTCATGACGATGAGCGCGATCGATTTCCTCGATCAATGGTTTGAGACGGACGTGCTGAAAGCCACCATGTCGGCGTCCGGAATTATCGGGACGTTTCTCGGCGTGCGCTCGCCGGGGACGGCCTACGTACTGCTCCATCACTACATGGGAGAGATCGACGGCGCATTCCGCGCCTGGGGATTCGCGCGCGGAGGTACGGGAGCAATCTCGAATGCGATCGCGGCCGCGGCCGTGGAGGCAGGCGTCGAGATTCGCACCCAGACGCCGATTTCAAAAATTATCGTCAAGAACAATCGCGCGGTTGGCGTCGCTCTGGACAATGGCGACGAAATTTATGCGGATGTGATTTCTTCGAGCGTCGATCCCCGGCTGACGTTCGTCAAGATGATCGATGCAGGAGTCCTGCCAGCCGAATTCATGGAAGGCGTGAATCGCTACAAGTTCCGAGGATCGTCGGGTAAAGTGAATCTCGCTCTCGACGGCCTGCCGAATTTCAAGTGCCTGCCCGGCGTAGGCGCGCACCTTCGCGGTGCGATGTCGATCTCACCAAGCGTCGAGTACATGGAAAAGGCGTACGACGAAGCGAAGTACGGACACTGGTCCTCGCATCCTTACATCGACATGGTGATCCCGACGCTGACCGATCCCTCGGTTGCGCCTCCGGGCAAGCACGTGATGTCGTGCTTCGTGCAGTACGCGCCGTACAAGCTGGCGCCCGGCCTCGACTGGGATACGGAAAAAGAAAAGTTTGGCGACGCGGTCATCAACGCCATTGCCGAATACGCGCCCAACATTAAAGACATCATCCTGCATCGGCAGGTAGTGACGCCGCTTGATCTGGAGCGCGAATGGGGATTGAGCGAAGGCAATATCTTCCAGGGTGAACTCTCGCTGGAGCAACTGTTCTTCCTGCGTCCAGTGGCAGGATGGGCGGCTTTCCGCACTCCCATCAAGAACCTCTATCTGTGCGGTTCGGCGACGCATCCGGGCGGCGGCATCATGGGCGCTCCGGGACGATTGGCGGCGCTGGAAATTCTTAAAGACGGAAAGGCTGCCTGA
- the tnpA gene encoding IS200/IS605 family transposase codes for MRKPGTAVPGRRAAGTSPAGTAPMAHKYPNVLIHLVFSTKQRRDLIPVQLHAMLWKYLAGIGRNHKIPVFCAGGTSNHVHLLIALPSDVTVAKAVQVLKANSSRWIGEHGIAFAWQEGYGAFSVSASNVAIVRHYIEHQAEHHAKRSYEDEFVTLLRKTGVEFEPDQVFG; via the coding sequence ATGCGAAAGCCCGGCACGGCAGTGCCGGGTAGGCGAGCGGCGGGCACGAGTCCCGCAGGGACGGCACCCATGGCGCACAAATATCCGAACGTCCTGATTCATCTCGTTTTCAGCACCAAACAACGCCGCGACCTGATCCCGGTCCAACTCCACGCAATGTTATGGAAATATCTCGCTGGCATAGGACGGAATCACAAGATCCCTGTCTTCTGCGCGGGGGGCACATCCAATCATGTCCATCTTCTAATTGCATTGCCGTCGGATGTGACCGTTGCCAAGGCGGTCCAGGTTTTGAAAGCGAACTCCTCCCGTTGGATCGGTGAGCATGGGATCGCATTCGCCTGGCAGGAAGGTTACGGAGCATTCAGCGTAAGTGCGTCAAACGTCGCGATCGTGCGCCATTACATCGAACATCAGGCGGAACATCACGCCAAACGCAGCTACGAGGATGAGTTTGTGACATTGTTAAGAAAAACCGGGGTGGAATTCGAACCCGATCAGGTTTTCGGGTGA
- a CDS encoding NAD(P)/FAD-dependent oxidoreductase: protein MAETRDVIIVGGGHNGLVTAFYLAKAGFKPLVLERRAQVGGSAITEEFHPGFRCSTLAHNAGSLRADVVRDMQLKQHGLELVTPEVSTASLLPDGRALLLYADPKRAVQEIAQWSQKDATGYTDFGAALGKIGKVIGQALTLTPPNIDNPSSGDLWGMLKTGRAIRNLGKKDMYRVLRWGPMAAADLVSEFFDTEPLRATVAARGIFGTFLGPWSAGSALVLMLRAAADPTPAGTVQFAIGGAGQITQAMSAAARQAGAEIRPSADVVEIRVKDGVATGVVLASGEEISAKAVVSNADPKRTLMRLVDPTHLTPDFVQKIQNYRSLGTVAKINLALSSLPEFPALKDFNMLKGRIQISPEIDYIERAFDESKYGNFSRQPYLEITFPSLTDPSLAPAGQHVMSIYMQYAPYKLKNTDWESQRTALGEAVVKTIAQYSPSLPQKILRHQIITPKDLEDNYGLTGGHIFHGELSLDQFFTMRPLLDWARYRTPIEKLYLCGNGTHPGTGLTGGSGANAAREIVLALKK, encoded by the coding sequence ATGGCTGAAACACGCGATGTGATCATTGTCGGTGGCGGGCACAATGGCCTGGTCACAGCCTTTTACCTCGCCAAGGCGGGATTCAAACCACTCGTGCTGGAACGCCGCGCGCAGGTGGGCGGCTCGGCAATCACGGAAGAATTTCATCCCGGGTTTCGGTGCTCCACACTTGCCCATAACGCGGGATCGCTGCGCGCCGATGTCGTGCGCGACATGCAGCTCAAACAGCATGGCTTGGAATTAGTGACCCCCGAGGTCAGCACCGCTTCGTTGCTGCCGGACGGCCGCGCATTGCTTCTCTATGCCGATCCGAAACGGGCGGTGCAGGAAATCGCCCAGTGGTCGCAGAAAGACGCCACCGGCTATACCGACTTCGGAGCCGCGCTCGGCAAGATCGGCAAAGTCATTGGTCAGGCGCTGACGTTGACTCCCCCAAACATTGACAACCCAAGCAGTGGCGATCTTTGGGGCATGTTGAAGACGGGCCGTGCGATCCGCAACCTCGGCAAGAAGGATATGTATCGCGTGCTGCGCTGGGGACCGATGGCGGCAGCGGACTTAGTATCCGAATTCTTCGACACCGAACCGTTGCGGGCAACGGTTGCGGCCAGGGGAATTTTTGGGACGTTTCTCGGACCGTGGTCAGCGGGAAGTGCATTGGTCCTGATGTTGCGTGCGGCGGCGGATCCGACGCCCGCGGGCACGGTACAGTTTGCGATCGGAGGCGCCGGCCAGATTACGCAAGCCATGTCGGCGGCCGCCCGACAGGCGGGTGCAGAGATTCGTCCGTCCGCTGACGTCGTCGAAATTCGAGTCAAGGATGGCGTCGCAACCGGAGTGGTGCTCGCTTCGGGAGAAGAAATCTCCGCGAAGGCCGTGGTCTCGAACGCAGATCCAAAACGTACTCTGATGCGTCTTGTGGATCCGACTCACCTCACGCCTGACTTCGTGCAGAAGATCCAGAATTATCGCTCGCTGGGAACAGTCGCGAAAATCAACCTCGCACTTTCAAGTCTGCCGGAGTTCCCTGCTCTCAAAGACTTCAACATGCTGAAAGGCCGCATCCAGATTAGTCCTGAGATTGACTACATCGAGCGCGCATTCGACGAATCCAAGTACGGAAACTTCTCGCGCCAGCCTTATCTCGAGATTACTTTCCCTTCGCTCACCGATCCATCGCTCGCTCCAGCGGGCCAGCACGTGATGTCGATTTACATGCAGTACGCGCCTTACAAACTGAAGAATACCGATTGGGAAAGCCAGAGGACGGCTCTCGGCGAGGCCGTGGTAAAAACGATCGCTCAATATTCGCCTTCGTTGCCGCAGAAAATCCTGCGCCACCAGATCATCACCCCCAAGGATTTGGAAGACAATTACGGACTTACGGGCGGCCATATTTTCCATGGCGAGCTTTCGCTGGATCAGTTCTTCACGATGCGGCCGTTGCTCGATTGGGCGCGCTACCGGACTCCAATCGAAAAGCTCTATTTGTGCGGGAACGGAACGCATCCTGGAACAGGGTTGACCGGCGGTTCGGGCGCCAACGCCGCGCGGGAGATTGTACTCGCTCTCAAAAAGTGA
- a CDS encoding aminomethyl transferase family protein, protein MPVGTAFHERTLALCHSLNYREWSGYYTVSVYEVHHEHEYNAIRNACALIDISPLYKYLITGKDATKLVNRIITRDVNKVAVGQVIYCCWCDEDGKVIDDGTITRLEENKYRWTAADPSLRWIRQNGLNMDVQVEDISEQTAALALQGPTSAKLLKAVTDADISNLKYFRKTSGKIAGVPVDISRTGYTGDLGYEIWIPWNDAVKVWDELMSKGKQFDIHPAGMLALDVSRVEAGLLLIEVDYSSSKKALIASQKYSPYELGFGKMVHLDKENFIGKRALARDVRQGVARQLVGLEVDWVEVEEQFDKFGLSPAAPSQASRTPVPVYSGDRQVGKATTTAFSPLLKKLIALASVDSDHSKVGTKLQMELTIEAQRKQTTATVVPLPFFNPKRKTATPV, encoded by the coding sequence TTGCCAGTTGGAACTGCATTTCACGAGCGAACTCTTGCCCTCTGCCACAGCCTGAACTACCGGGAATGGTCGGGATACTACACGGTCAGCGTTTATGAAGTACATCACGAGCACGAGTACAACGCGATCCGCAACGCGTGTGCGCTGATTGATATCTCACCGCTCTACAAGTATCTGATCACCGGCAAGGATGCCACCAAGCTCGTGAACCGCATCATCACGCGCGACGTTAACAAAGTCGCGGTCGGGCAGGTGATCTATTGCTGCTGGTGCGATGAAGACGGCAAGGTGATCGACGACGGTACGATTACGCGCCTCGAAGAAAACAAGTATCGCTGGACCGCTGCCGATCCCAGCCTGCGCTGGATTCGCCAGAACGGTCTAAACATGGACGTTCAGGTCGAAGACATCTCGGAACAGACTGCTGCCCTCGCATTGCAAGGGCCGACCTCGGCGAAGTTGCTCAAGGCCGTGACCGACGCGGATATCAGCAACCTGAAATACTTCCGCAAGACGAGTGGCAAGATCGCAGGCGTGCCCGTGGACATTTCGCGTACCGGATATACCGGCGATCTCGGCTACGAAATCTGGATCCCGTGGAATGACGCTGTCAAGGTCTGGGATGAACTGATGTCCAAGGGCAAGCAGTTCGATATTCATCCCGCCGGAATGCTGGCGTTGGATGTCTCTCGCGTGGAAGCCGGCCTGTTACTGATCGAAGTGGACTACTCGAGTTCCAAGAAAGCGCTGATTGCTTCCCAGAAATATTCGCCCTACGAATTGGGTTTCGGGAAGATGGTGCATCTCGATAAAGAGAATTTCATCGGGAAACGTGCATTGGCGCGCGATGTCAGACAGGGAGTAGCCCGCCAGTTGGTTGGACTCGAAGTCGATTGGGTCGAAGTCGAAGAGCAGTTCGACAAATTCGGATTGTCTCCCGCCGCGCCCAGCCAGGCTTCGCGAACACCAGTGCCGGTCTATTCCGGAGACCGCCAGGTAGGGAAAGCCACGACCACTGCGTTCTCGCCCCTATTGAAGAAGTTGATTGCGCTAGCCAGCGTCGATTCCGATCATTCGAAAGTCGGGACAAAGCTCCAGATGGAATTAACCATCGAAGCGCAACGCAAGCAGACCACCGCGACGGTCGTGCCTTTGCCGTTCTTCAATCCGAAGAGGAAGACGGCGACGCCGGTCTAA